The Sabethes cyaneus chromosome 1, idSabCyanKW18_F2, whole genome shotgun sequence DNA segment atattttctatagtaaattaggacccctccccactttaagagggggggctcctgtaccaaagaaacacaattttcctcataactcgagaactaatcaagcaaatggaactaaatttgacacgtgggtgttcttggagacaaaaattctttctatgatgaactgggacccctcttcgctttagaagggggggctcctatacaaatgaaatacaaatttcctcataactcgagagctaatcaagcaaatgaaaccaaatttggcatgtgaaagttttcgagggcaagaatattttctatggtgaattaggacccgtcCCAACTTtacgagggggtgcttctacacaaataaaatacaaatttcctcataattcgagaactaatcaagcaaatggaaccatatttggcatgtgggtgtttttgtaggcaagaatattttctatggtatattttctatggatttccctactttaagaggggggggggctcctatacaaatgaaaaacaaatttcctcataactcgagaactaatcaagcaaatggaaccaaatttgacatgtaagtggttttggacgtaagatttttttctatggtgaatgttAAATCAATAGTTAAGATCCCTCGTTTACTGATCTAGATATTATGGCTATCTTGAGGTaacttgaaaatcaatagttttctgtggACTATATTGTTAGTCAACTTCCGGTAGATATAGTATAAATACAATTGTAAACCTAGAGTAAGTCTCTTTCCTTGTTTGGACATCAAGTAATAAAGTTTATATAGAAGAGTCGTGTGTATTCAATCCTGAAGACGTCCGTCCGCCATCTCATTCCTGGAAGGTATTTAACATTGGCGACGATTGGAGAATAGCAACGTGAGTTGCTGGTAACGCGTAAGTTGTGTGAAACCGCGTGGTTACAGTGCCGCACTGTGATTTAACCGGAAGTAAGGCTAAAAAGTACGGACAGAAAGTACAGAGCCGCTAGAATATGCAGCAGAAATCCGAAGAAGTGAAGGAACCTGCGCACAGCGGTTCAAAGTTAATCGGCACACTAGAAAATTTTGTGCCTAGTGCGGATTTTGACGACTATATGGAACGAGCAGAAAATTTTTTCGAGCTGAATAATATAACGGACGACGTGTTCAAGCGGAAGTTAATCGTTCATTTTATTGGCCTACCAGCTCTGAAGAAGCTGCAGCAGTTGCTGTACCCTAAAACTCATAAGGATGTGACTTATGAAACAGTGATACAAAAACTGAAATCATATTTCAGTCCAAAGAAAAACAGAATCGCGCAATCAGTAGAATTTTTCAAGCGGAATCAAAAAGACTATGAAAAAGTGGCTGATTTCGCAGTCGAGTTACAGGCCCTATCCAAACATTGTGTCTTCGGAGAGTTTCTCGATAAGGCTTTAAGAGATAAATTCATAGCAGGCCTCCAAAGCGCCAAAATCCAAGGAGAGCTAATGAACTGCGCAGATGAGACGTCGTTTGATGAAGCTGTTAGCAAAGGAAAGAACCTGGAACAAATTGAGGCGGATATGGctaaaatgaaggaaaaacaaGAGTATACAAATCGAATCAACGCTGGAAATTATCACCGAGGAAGTAGATCAAAGTCACGTGGCCGGGAACAACGTACGAGAGATCAATCGGAATCGCGAGGAAGATCCAAATCCAGGAGACGACGGCAACGTGGTAAGCAGGTCCGATGCTACAACTGCTCTAAGATGGGGCACATGGCTCGGAACTGTTGGTTCAAACGCAAAATGAACGCTGTCAGTAGCGACGAGGAGGACGACAACAATATGGCGGACCTAAATCATGGCATTGATATCAACCACGTGGTCAATGTGCCGCTGTACAAGACGCTCTGACTAAATGGTAAGCGGGTGGAGTTTGAGATAGACTCTGGCGCTTCGTATACCGTGATGTGCAAAAGTGATTATAAAGACAATTTTTCTAGTATACAGCTGCGTAAAAGTAAGATTAGATTGCGTGTGATTTCCGGTACAATTCTAAAAGTAGCTGGTTGTGTAGAATTTGTGGTTAGGTCTCAAAATGGCCGTTCATTTTGCTTGACATTAATCGTTATCGAGGGGGAAAGGAAATTTGCGCCCCTACTGGGAAGAGACTGGTTAGACGTGCTCTACCCAGAGTGGAGAGAGTTTTTCGTAAATGAAATGATTACTGTCGGGGATAGTACACAAAGTGATAATAGTTTGAAAATCGCGGCTTCTAGGTTGATTGCAGATCTAAGTGAAAAGTACAGAGAAGTGTTTTCTAAAAGTCTAGAAGAGCCAATGATGGGGGTTGAAGCTTGTATTAATGTGAAAGAGGATGCTCAACCGATTTTCTTTCGACCTTATGACGTACCGTTTTCGCTAAGGGAAAAAGTTTCATCAGAACTGGACAGATTAGTGAGGGAAAACATAATAGTCCCTGTCAAGCATAGTGATTGGGCTTCTCCAATTGTGGTGGTTACAAAATCGAACGGGGGAGTAAGAATATGTATGGACTGCAAGGTGACTGTTAATCGTATTATCTGTAATGAACATTACCCGTTACCCAACATTAATGACGTGTTTGCCGGTCTAAGTGGATGTcgttattttacaaaaattgatTTGCAAGGTGCATATATGCAGATACCGGTATCAAAAGACTCGCAAAAGTATTTGGTGATAAATACGCATAAGGGGTTGTATGCGTTTACAAGATTGCCTTTCGGTATAGCTAGTGCAGCATCAACTTTCCAAAGGGCGATGGATAATATTTTGCAAGGCATTGGTGGTGTACAATGCTATTTGGATGATATCCTGATAGGCAGTGATTCAATAGAAGGCTTGATTGCGAAAGTCCATGACGTGTTTCGTAGATTACAGGAACACATGGTTAAAGTGAATCTAGAGAAGTGTGAGTTCTTAGTACAAAAAATCGGGTACTAAGGTCATCAGATATCTGTGGAAGGTCTTAGTCCATCAGAAGAAAAAGTTAAGGCAATAGCCGGGGCTCCACGTCCGAAGGACGTTTCACAGTTGAAATCTTTCTTGGGAATGGTTAATTATTATTCCAAATTCATTCCAAACCTCTCTGGGAAGTTAACTCCGTTATATGTCCTTCTGAAAAagaatatcaaatttaaatgGTGTGCAGAATGTGAGAGGGTTTTCAATGAATGCAAAAAGTTATTGCAGAGTTACAAATTATTAGAGCTGTACAATCCCCAATTGCCGATAGTGGTAATCTGTGATTCGAGTTCCAACGGAGTTGGAGCAGTATTGTGCCATGAGATTGAGGGCGTAGAAAAACCAGTTTTCTATGTTTCTAGCACATTGTCCTCAGCCGAAAAGAACTACCCTAATCTTCATAGGGAAGCTTTAGCGGTTGTGTTTGGGTTAACCAAATTTTTTAAGTATATTTATGGAAGAAAGTTTAAAGTGGTCACAGACAACAAACCTTTGGCTAGCATACTGAATCCTAAAAAAGGCATGCCACCGTTAGCAGCAGCTAGGCTGCAGAAGTATGCATATATGTTGTCGATTTTTGACTTTGAGATCGTCTACCGACCGGGATCGAAAATTCCTAACGCAGACGCACTTAGCAGGTTGCCGCTGGAAGGAGAAACGGGAATTGACTCGGAAGTGTCTGATCTGCAATGTGTTATCGATGAATTACCAATAATAGATCTAGAAATTGTAGGTCGGGAAACACAAAAGGAACCAATCTTAAAGAAATTGTTCGAATGCGTAAGAGACGGTTGGAATGACAGTCAGGTTGATGCCAGTTTGAAATTTTTCTACACTAATCAGAGTTGTTTGTCATTGTATGACAACTGTGTGCTTTATTCGGAAAAAGTAATTGTCCCTGTACTCTGTCGAAAGCATATTTTAGAGCTTCTGCATGGGTGTCATCTAGGAATTATTCGGATGAAACAAGCAGCTAGAAAATACGTATTTTGGCAGGGTATGGACAAAGACATTGATGAATTTGTGCGACGATGCGAGGTGTGTAGCAGTCTGGGAAAAGCTAATCGGAAGGAATATTCTAAATGGCCTGATGCGAACCATCCATTCGAAAGAGTTCACTTGGATTTTTTCCATTTGGCTGGAAAAACGTTTCTCATATTAATTGATGCATATTCGAAATGGATGGATGTGATTTTGATGAACCGTACTGATGCGGATGGGCTAATTGAGGCattgaaaacttttttcaaagtatTTGGGAAATGCGGGATGATTGTTTCGGACAACGGTCCTCCATTCAATAGTAGTACCTTTGTTAATTTTGCCAACTCGTTGAGAATTCAAGTGAGGAAAAGTCCTGCATATTTTCCACAGAGTAACGGACTTGCGGAGAGAGCCGTCCAAACAGCTAAGCAAGGAATTAAGAAGCTTTTGATTGATCCCAAATATAGTAACTTAAGTCTAAAGAAAATATTGGAAATATTTCTTTTCAGTTACCGCAATAGCTATTGTCAGGCGATTGGTTGTACACCTGCGAGCAAGGTATTTAAGTTTACACCGAAAACGAATTTGGACACTTTTTTAAAACCAAAtttagagaaaaagaaaaaaattaacaaggTAATTAGTAaactgttttgacgtaggactacgtcttacggcaagttttgagatagggtgtcattccaaaaaatcgaaacatgcgagcgtcacgaaaaatgaaaggttttgagcgctaatagctcagcggttttccgatagattttcaatattcttacaccaatcgatcggaaaatcttctaagaattgatccaaacgaagaaaagtatggattcttgatggtgaactattgaaaaattgaaaataatgaacctatattttaccagaaatctcgcttcgtgattggttggaagattttttgcaatgatctaaacctatacaaatttgatatctgtgcttgggaagtaagccaaaacaagtgacaaagtttcctcatttcaacgagatttcttaacaccgcggttaaacctagaccattttgatgtccttgcttgggaagtacgccagaaagagtgacaaagccccctcgtgccaacagatttcttacgaacgtgattaaacctagtccaatttgatgtctgtgttagggaagtgtgccagaaaaaacgacacaagctcgttgcccaacagatcgcaaaatctttactgcgagacgattaaacctcggcgaacttgatatctgcgttggaaaaatgtgctacagctgtagtgttcggttataatacgactctgtatgaatacgcatgcttgccgtttcattagaagtgtagtgaaaagatgtgctgttgataaaataggattgaattggtaaaattccttcaacgtgggaaaccatggataataaaaacaatctttaatttcagtaaggtagcaggaaagcaatagtttgtgttcttgattttgttaaattgttttcaaatgtacaatcttttgagaattgaacatatgcaatgttactactttgataaatgttacatacaacgcatgtagcatgtatatatgttgcatatagcatgtatacatgaagaatcgaatgattacaagcatgactacatgctactatcactacaaggagacttacgtagtcctgtgtcacctatatatgcggtcgtgtcttgtacacaacccctctgattttttattttagagCGAAGGCGACTCCGACCAAGCAATAATGAATAGCTACATGACGACATCGGAGCCACACATATTATGTGTTGGGGAGAGACTAAAACCAGGCAATTTGCATATAATACTCGGTGCTTCGTGCTTATACTATATCCTGAGGAAGTTCATCGCTACAGGCCATAGATGTATTTTTTAAATCGTTTGTTGTTTTGGGGTTACCTGTGCCCATTCAATTGAAAAAGGTTCACGATTTGCTATCCATGCAATTATGGAAAACCTTGCCATCCACAAACAGTTTGACGATACAGAGACTTGTATCAAAAATGAACAGCTATGAAATGAGTATGCGTTAATTCGTGGGCATTTTGATTCTTATAGATTCCGTAGACGGCCTACGCGCCATCCAGGCAGttattttaaataataaatatatgTACTGTATTTGAATCCTGTAACTGTAACTAAATCCTGTATATATTGGAGTAAACACAGATAGAGATACGCGGATGCACCTTTTCGCAGAACTAGCAATGAAAAAACTACAATTACATTTCATATTAGCATATAATGACGTCTTGTTCTCTTGGATTCACTTTTTAAGAGTTTTTTGGATAAAAAGAATGCATCTTTGCTCATCTATGTGACACTATTATCTATAGTGAATCTGACCAATGTTTAAATAATTTTAGtgcatatctatacctataaagaaggatttctgtctgtctgtctgtccgtatgttccttatagaatcgaaaactactgaaccaatcggcatgaaaatatgcatgtagagtagagtgtcccaaaatagcactatgtcagaaaacccgggggctcacccctcaaatgatagcttagggtgtcacaagaaaacttttatatgacgtcagcattggttgccgcgatttaggggtcgcacatttgagttttatgaaaaaatggcatttttcaggagtaaattcaaaaaaatatttttagaaatgttataatagatgaaacaaggtacttaactatttttttcacaatcattgggatctgatacattcataaaaaagttatggtggcatgtctggagtcatatttggttacaaaaatttattgaatttggcaaaaatttaaaattttcgaaatttcatttaaataaacgtcaaaacagggtatcgaacagtatctcagagtaacatacgtatactgtatagatgggaaattttatgacgaacaactttgccgaagaaagtatggacgtatcttcaaatctcgctgaggtattcacgtttttctgaaggcgggaccaaacatattttcgcaattttcaaattttagtagttccacgtgaaagaggtaaatgaaaaaacttgaactgtttactctaaacgtcacttacgtttttgattACAGGAAATATGCATCTTCCAAAAAATTTGGCAACATTTCGGCTCAAGAATCCCttctaaaaagggcgtatttattttaataggtactatgtttgagaaattgtatctcctgaaactaggtttgctccataatgaagcctaagcgtgagtttttgaaaattgagttttaaacatgaaaaaataaaaactgcaaaaaaattcactatgctccaaagtcaggaaaaaatgtaaaattaaaatatacaggaaatggtaacctcgatttttttggtgatttgatacattttgagactttttctgaaatggtgcaccatttatcaaaggattttgtagaacaacgacttttatgaatattttgtaacctaagattattattatatttcttattattattcttatatttctcgctatacatatatgtaatttgaatttgaagaacaacttcacatgtgcttgacaacacgtgttcaaaataataattagcttctaaatgcagccgtatttaagatatttaaaaaaaatttaatatattttatatttttattataaacgtgccgttttcatatgttatccgcgttatattaccatgttagcaactagaataaatattactagaattaatatttgtctgaatacaccatgctgattctaccatctactgacagtacaaaaagggtaaaaaaaaatttcagtgtttattttttcaggttgaaaaatcaattttctgcaactcacgcttaggcatcattttggagcaaccctagtttcgggagatacgatttttcaagcatagtacctattaaaataaatacgcccttttttaaagtgattcttgagcctaaatggtgccaaattctgtggaaggtgcatatttcttcctattcaacacgtaggtaacgtttagaagacatacttcaagttttatcatttacctttttcacgtggaactactaaaatttgaaaattgcgaaaatatgtttggtcccgccttcagaaaaaacgtgaatacctcagcgagatttgaagatacgtccatactttcttcggcaaagttgttcgtcataaaatttcccatctatacagtatacgtatgttactctgagatactgttcgataccctgttttgacgtttatttaaatgaaatttcgaaaattttaaatttttgccaaattcaataaatttttgtaaccaaatatgactccagacatgccaccataacttttttatgaatgtatcagatcccaatgattgtgaaaaaaatagttaagtaccttttttcacctactttaacgtttctaaaaatatttttctgaattaactcctgaaaaatgccattttttcataaaactcaaatgtgcgacccctaaatcgcggcaagcaatgttgacgtcatataaaagttttgttgtgacaccctaagctatcatttgaggggtgagcccccgggttttctgacatagtgctattttgggacactctaatgtagaggttttttgggg contains these protein-coding regions:
- the LOC128745803 gene encoding uncharacterized protein LOC128745803, which encodes MQQKSEEVKEPAHSGSKLIGTLENFVPSADFDDYMERAENFFELNNITDDVFKRKLIVHFIGLPALKKLQQLLYPKTHKDVTYETVIQKLKSYFSPKKNRIAQSVEFFKRNQKDYEKVADFAVELQALSKHCVFGEFLDKALRDKFIAGLQSAKIQGELMNCADETSFDEAVSKGKNLEQIEADMAKMKEKQEYTNRINAGNYHRGSRSKSRGREQRTRDQSESRGRSKSRRRRQRGKQVRCYNCSKMGHMARNCWFKRKMNAVSSDEEDDNNMADLNHGIDINHVVNVPLYKTL